A genome region from Defluviimonas aquaemixtae includes the following:
- the truA gene encoding tRNA pseudouridine(38-40) synthase TruA, whose translation MPRYALKVEYHGGPFSGWQRQSGQPSVQEAVEAALRKLEPGVQGIAAAGRTDAGVHATGQVAHVDLARDWDPFRLSEALNYHLKPAPVAVLAAARVNDDFHARFSAVERRYLFRLIARRAPLTHDAGLAWRVLNPLDADAMRAGAAHLVGHYDFTTFRSTICQAKTPVKTLDEITITEDVIPHGIEFRFALRARSFLHNQVRSIVGTLERVGAGAWTPDDVRSALDARSRAACGPVSPAEGLYLTGVRYEEDPFA comes from the coding sequence ATGCCCCGCTACGCGCTGAAAGTCGAGTATCACGGCGGCCCGTTCTCGGGCTGGCAGCGGCAGTCCGGCCAGCCCTCGGTTCAGGAGGCGGTCGAGGCGGCGCTTCGAAAGCTCGAACCCGGCGTGCAGGGCATCGCCGCGGCGGGCCGCACGGACGCTGGCGTCCATGCGACGGGCCAGGTCGCGCATGTCGACCTCGCGCGCGACTGGGACCCATTCCGGCTCTCGGAGGCGCTGAACTACCACCTCAAGCCCGCCCCGGTCGCGGTCCTCGCCGCTGCGCGCGTGAACGACGATTTTCACGCCCGCTTCTCGGCCGTCGAGCGGCGCTACCTCTTCCGCCTCATCGCCCGCCGCGCGCCCCTGACCCACGACGCAGGCCTCGCCTGGCGCGTCCTTAACCCGCTCGACGCGGACGCGATGCGCGCGGGCGCGGCCCATCTCGTCGGCCATTACGACTTCACCACCTTCCGCTCGACGATCTGCCAGGCCAAGACCCCGGTGAAAACGCTCGACGAGATCACGATCACCGAGGACGTGATCCCGCACGGGATCGAATTCCGCTTCGCCCTCCGCGCCCGCAGTTTCCTCCACAACCAGGTCCGCTCCATCGTCGGCACGCTCGAACGCGTGGGCGCGGGCGCTTGGACTCCCGACGACGTCAGATCGGCGCTTGATGCCCGCAGCCGCGCCGCCTGCGGTCCGGTTTCACCGGCCGAGGGACTTTACCTCACGGGCGTGCGCTACGAAGAAGATCCCTTCGCCTGA
- a CDS encoding YcjX family protein has translation MVIGNIADRVIHGVEGIGAGFSEAFFEPVIRLGVTGLSRAGKTVFITSLVANLLDRGRMPGLRAAAEGRIVSAFLQPQPDDTVPRFDYEAHLAALTGPEPFWPEGTRSVSELRLSFRLRESGLLGMFRGPRTLHLDIVDYPGEWLLDLSLMDETYAGWSGAVLERLEGRSEAKAFLAAARAADQQAELDEVAAKALAAEYTACLSSMRAAGYSDCTPGRFLLPGDLAGSPVLTFAPLPETGGRAPRGSLRREMERRFEAYKAQVVTPFFRDHFSRIDRQVVLVDLLGAIHAGPPAVEDLRRAMTGILGAFRPGRTSWLGGLLGMSRVERILFAATKADHLHHTEHAKLTQIMAALMREAKDRADFAGADTAAMAIAALRATVEETVSHKGGALDCVRGRLRADGREAAFYPGELPDNPAALLAPAREGAPDWLGADYEVMEFAPTPLTLRPGEGPPHIRLDRAAEFLIGDRL, from the coding sequence TTGGTCATCGGGAATATCGCGGACAGGGTGATTCACGGCGTCGAAGGCATCGGCGCAGGCTTCAGCGAGGCGTTCTTCGAGCCGGTGATCCGGCTCGGCGTGACCGGGCTCAGCCGCGCGGGCAAGACCGTGTTCATCACCTCGCTCGTCGCCAACCTGCTCGACCGGGGCCGCATGCCGGGCCTGCGCGCCGCCGCCGAGGGGCGGATCGTCTCGGCCTTCCTCCAGCCCCAGCCCGACGACACCGTGCCGCGCTTCGACTACGAGGCGCATCTGGCCGCGCTAACGGGCCCCGAGCCCTTTTGGCCCGAGGGGACGCGGTCGGTGAGCGAGTTGCGCCTGTCGTTCCGGCTGCGCGAGAGCGGCCTTCTGGGCATGTTCCGCGGGCCGCGGACCCTGCATCTCGACATCGTCGACTATCCCGGCGAGTGGCTTCTGGACCTGTCGCTGATGGACGAGACCTATGCCGGCTGGTCCGGGGCCGTCCTGGAGCGGCTCGAGGGCCGGTCGGAGGCCAAGGCGTTCCTCGCCGCCGCCCGCGCCGCCGACCAGCAGGCCGAGCTCGACGAGGTCGCGGCCAAGGCGCTGGCTGCGGAGTACACCGCCTGTCTAAGCTCGATGCGCGCGGCCGGCTACTCGGACTGTACGCCGGGGCGGTTCCTTCTGCCCGGCGATCTCGCCGGCTCGCCGGTCCTGACCTTCGCGCCCCTGCCGGAGACGGGCGGGCGGGCGCCGCGAGGATCGCTCCGACGCGAGATGGAGCGGCGGTTCGAGGCCTACAAGGCGCAGGTCGTCACCCCCTTCTTCCGCGATCATTTCTCCCGGATCGACCGGCAGGTCGTTCTCGTGGATCTTCTCGGCGCCATCCATGCCGGGCCGCCCGCCGTGGAAGATCTGCGCCGCGCCATGACGGGCATCCTTGGCGCCTTCCGGCCAGGGCGGACGAGCTGGCTGGGCGGGCTTCTCGGCATGAGCCGGGTCGAACGCATCCTCTTCGCCGCGACCAAGGCCGACCATCTGCACCACACCGAGCATGCCAAGCTGACCCAGATCATGGCCGCGCTGATGCGCGAGGCGAAGGACCGGGCCGATTTCGCAGGCGCGGACACGGCGGCGATGGCGATCGCCGCGCTCCGCGCCACGGTGGAGGAGACCGTGAGCCACAAGGGCGGCGCTCTCGACTGCGTGCGCGGACGGCTTCGCGCCGATGGGCGGGAGGCGGCGTTCTATCCGGGCGAGCTGCCCGACAATCCCGCCGCGCTTCTGGCGCCGGCACGCGAGGGCGCGCCGGACTGGCTCGGCGCCGATTATGAGGTGATGGAATTCGCGCCGACGCCGCTGACGCTCCGCCCCGGGGAAGGGCCACCGCATATCCGACTCGACCGAGCGGCAGAATTCCTGATCGGAGACCGGCTGTGA
- a CDS encoding YcjF family protein, whose protein sequence is MTKPKGPVLIEMESPPGEGPHSAPPVPEVTPGAPEGRAMQTVAAFAARPRSKLGRFFWGAAAALFGFVLSVAAWRFVEGLFAANPLLGWAAAVLVAAFVLAAVLLALREWVAYARLARLDRVHQAALDAVGSGDLAAAGRVTDRLAALYAGRPDTEWGRARLAERRGDVFDADALLALAEAELMTPLDRAARTEVEGAARQVATVTAIVPIALADVATALVANLRMIRRIAEIYGGRAGTFGSWRLMRTVLTHLVATGAVAVGDDLIQSVAGGGLLSKLSRRFGEGVINGALTARVGLAAIEVCRPLPFSALPKPRVTNIVKRALTGLFTAGRPDAAEGKS, encoded by the coding sequence ATGACGAAACCGAAGGGGCCAGTGCTGATCGAAATGGAATCTCCTCCTGGGGAAGGACCGCACAGCGCGCCGCCAGTGCCCGAGGTCACGCCGGGCGCGCCGGAGGGGCGGGCGATGCAGACGGTCGCGGCCTTCGCCGCTCGGCCGCGCTCGAAGCTCGGCCGTTTCTTCTGGGGCGCGGCGGCGGCGCTCTTTGGCTTCGTGCTGTCGGTCGCGGCCTGGCGTTTTGTCGAGGGGCTCTTCGCAGCCAACCCGCTCCTTGGCTGGGCGGCGGCGGTGCTGGTCGCGGCCTTCGTCCTCGCGGCGGTTCTCCTAGCGCTCAGGGAATGGGTCGCCTATGCGCGGCTCGCGCGGCTTGACCGGGTCCATCAGGCGGCACTCGATGCGGTGGGGTCGGGCGACTTGGCCGCCGCCGGGCGGGTGACGGACAGGCTCGCCGCGCTCTATGCCGGACGGCCGGATACCGAATGGGGCCGGGCGCGGCTGGCTGAGCGGCGGGGCGACGTGTTCGACGCGGACGCGCTTCTGGCGCTGGCCGAGGCCGAGTTGATGACGCCGTTGGATCGCGCGGCGCGGACCGAGGTCGAGGGCGCGGCGCGGCAGGTCGCGACCGTCACCGCGATCGTGCCCATCGCGCTCGCCGACGTGGCGACCGCCTTGGTAGCCAACCTGCGCATGATCCGCCGCATTGCCGAAATCTACGGCGGCCGCGCGGGCACGTTCGGAAGCTGGCGGCTGATGCGCACGGTCCTTACGCACCTCGTCGCGACCGGCGCGGTGGCGGTCGGCGACGACCTGATCCAGTCGGTCGCGGGCGGCGGGCTACTCTCGAAACTCTCGCGCCGCTTCGGCGAGGGCGTCATCAACGGTGCGCTGACCGCGCGGGTGGGTCTTGCGGCGATCGAGGTCTGCCGGCCGCTGCCCTTCTCGGCGCTTCCGAAGCCGCGCGTGACCAACATTGTCAAGCGCGCGCTGACCGGGCTCTTCACCGCTGGCAGGCCCGACGCGGCAGAGGGGAAATCCTGA